In one window of Rhodospirillales bacterium DNA:
- a CDS encoding NAD(P)/FAD-dependent oxidoreductase: MILGGGIGGIVAATRLHQLLPPEHRIVLIERDSHHVFSPSLLWLMVGARRSRQISRSLSGLKRSGVTVVHGTIDSISPENRAVRVDGRDLVADYLIIALGAELAPEAVPGLGEAGHNFYTLEGAKRLRDARMDVRQGRVVVLIGALPFKCPAAPYEAALLLEADYRQRGLADRVRVDIYTPEPGPMPVAGPEVSAQLRAMVEARGIGYYPNHAATTIDGANRRIVFANGAEADYDLLAYVSPHRAPAAVRSSPLAGETGWIPVDRHTLQTRFPDVYAIGDVTGIMLKSGKPLPKAGVFAHGEADIVARNIAAAIAGRAERRSFDGHGECFIEMGDGRAGYGSGNFYAEPVPKIALRRPSRVLHYGKVTFEKYWLFKWF, from the coding sequence ATGATTCTCGGCGGCGGCATCGGCGGCATCGTCGCCGCGACCCGCCTCCACCAGCTTTTGCCGCCGGAACACAGGATCGTCCTGATCGAGCGCGATTCCCACCACGTTTTTTCGCCGTCGCTTCTCTGGCTGATGGTCGGCGCGCGGCGTTCCCGGCAGATTTCGCGTTCTTTATCGGGATTGAAGCGAAGCGGCGTGACCGTCGTTCACGGAACGATCGACTCCATTTCTCCGGAAAATCGCGCCGTCCGCGTCGACGGCCGCGACCTCGTCGCCGATTATCTGATCATCGCGCTTGGCGCCGAACTTGCGCCCGAAGCCGTTCCCGGCCTCGGCGAGGCAGGGCACAATTTCTATACCTTGGAGGGCGCGAAGCGCCTGCGCGACGCCCGGATGGACGTGCGCCAAGGACGGGTTGTCGTGCTGATCGGGGCGCTTCCGTTCAAATGCCCGGCTGCGCCCTACGAGGCGGCCCTCTTGCTCGAAGCCGACTATCGCCAGCGCGGATTGGCGGATCGGGTGCGCGTCGACATCTACACCCCCGAACCCGGCCCGATGCCGGTCGCCGGTCCCGAAGTTTCGGCGCAGCTCCGCGCCATGGTCGAGGCCCGCGGCATCGGCTATTACCCGAACCACGCCGCGACCACCATCGACGGCGCGAACCGCCGGATCGTCTTCGCCAACGGCGCGGAAGCCGATTACGACCTGCTGGCCTACGTCTCGCCGCACCGCGCGCCGGCGGCGGTCCGTTCGTCCCCGCTTGCCGGGGAAACGGGATGGATTCCCGTGGACCGGCACACCCTGCAAACCCGATTCCCGGACGTCTACGCGATCGGCGACGTCACGGGAATCATGCTCAAGTCGGGCAAGCCGCTGCCGAAGGCGGGAGTGTTCGCGCACGGCGAGGCGGACATCGTCGCCCGCAACATCGCCGCCGCGATCGCGGGTCGCGCCGAGCGGCGGTCCTTCGACGGGCATGGCGAATGCTTTATCGAGATGGGCGACGGCCGCGCCGGTTACGGCAGCGGCAATTTCTACGCCGAGCCCGTGCCGAAAATCGCGCTTCGCCGGCCGAGTCGCGTCCTCCACTACGGCAAGGTCACGTTCGAGAAATACTGGCTGTTCAAGTGGTTCTAA
- the egtD gene encoding L-histidine N(alpha)-methyltransferase, producing MDAQGDPIFEIVETGAIADDFARAVALGLAREPKSIPAKYFYDAQGARLFEAICDLPEYYLTRVELGILKERAADAARLAGAGCHLIEFGAGASVKMGLILNALAAPRSYIAVDISRDFLLAGARAAAKAHPGVRVVAVHGDYTGHEPLSLPDLGPGRRLGFFPGSTIGNLTPEESVVFLKRARALLADGDLIVGVDTKKDKKILNAAYDDAQGVTAAFNFNLLRRANTELGADFDLAAFRHVAFYDEAKGRIEMHLESLKAQKASIGGREYDFRAGERILTEISCKYAIAEFQDVARRAGFAPLAAWTDGEARFSVHYLRGSGES from the coding sequence ATGGACGCGCAGGGTGATCCGATATTTGAAATCGTCGAAACCGGCGCAATCGCCGACGATTTCGCGCGCGCAGTCGCCCTCGGGCTCGCGCGTGAGCCAAAATCGATCCCCGCCAAGTATTTCTACGACGCCCAAGGGGCCCGTCTGTTCGAGGCGATCTGCGATCTGCCCGAGTATTACCTGACCCGGGTCGAACTCGGGATTTTGAAAGAACGCGCGGCGGATGCGGCGCGGCTTGCCGGCGCGGGATGCCATCTGATTGAATTCGGCGCGGGCGCGAGCGTCAAGATGGGACTGATCCTAAACGCGCTCGCCGCGCCCCGCTCTTACATCGCCGTCGATATCTCGCGCGACTTTCTGCTCGCGGGCGCGCGCGCGGCGGCCAAGGCGCATCCGGGCGTTCGCGTCGTCGCCGTGCACGGCGATTACACGGGCCATGAGCCGCTCTCCCTGCCCGATCTCGGTCCGGGCCGGCGGCTCGGGTTCTTCCCCGGTTCGACCATCGGCAACCTGACGCCCGAGGAAAGCGTCGTGTTTCTCAAGCGCGCCCGGGCGCTGCTCGCGGACGGGGATTTGATCGTCGGCGTCGACACCAAGAAAGACAAAAAAATCCTCAATGCGGCCTACGACGACGCGCAAGGGGTGACGGCGGCGTTCAACTTCAACCTGCTTCGGCGCGCCAACACCGAACTCGGCGCCGACTTCGATCTCGCGGCTTTTCGCCACGTCGCGTTCTACGACGAAGCCAAGGGCCGGATCGAAATGCATCTGGAAAGCCTGAAGGCGCAAAAAGCGTCGATCGGCGGCCGCGAATACGATTTTCGCGCGGGCGAACGGATCCTGACCGAGATTTCCTGCAAATACGCGATCGCCGAATTCCAGGACGTCGCGCGCAGGGCCGGTTTCGCGCCGCTCGCCGCCTGGACCGACGGCGAGGCGCGCTTTTCGGTCCACTATCTGCGCGGCTCGGGCGAATCTTAA
- a CDS encoding DSD1 family PLP-dependent enzyme, giving the protein MDIRDLKTPALLLERPKLLANLARMTERARALGVKLRPHMKTAKSAAVARLALDGGASGIAVSTLAEASYFLDHGVRDILYAVGLAPAKLDEIAELVKRGADIKFVTDNLTAARAIAGHPACHRALIEIDTGDGRLGLDPADPELIEVARAIESTGRSRVVGVMTHAGQSYDARDPAAMARIAEGERAGAALAAERLRAAGFACDIVSVGSTPTAIHARDLRGATEMRPGVYMFGDLFQAGIGSCGADDIAVSVLASVIGHRRKDNAAILDAGALALSKDRSTERLAGGDCGLGRVADLAGRTLDGVTVVGVSQEHGRASARSPLPFDLLPIGGKVRVYPNHACITAACFDAYHVLDGGTEVVATWDRCRGW; this is encoded by the coding sequence ATGGACATTCGGGACCTCAAAACGCCCGCATTGCTGCTGGAGCGTCCGAAGCTGCTCGCCAATCTCGCGCGCATGACGGAGCGCGCCCGCGCGCTCGGCGTGAAATTGCGCCCGCACATGAAGACGGCGAAATCGGCGGCCGTCGCCCGTCTTGCGCTCGACGGCGGCGCGTCGGGCATCGCGGTGTCGACGCTGGCGGAAGCTTCCTACTTCCTCGATCACGGGGTACGCGACATTTTATACGCGGTCGGCCTGGCGCCCGCCAAGCTCGACGAGATCGCGGAGTTGGTCAAGCGCGGCGCCGATATCAAATTCGTGACCGATAACCTGACAGCCGCGCGCGCTATTGCCGGACATCCGGCCTGCCACCGGGCCTTGATCGAAATCGATACCGGCGACGGCCGCCTCGGCCTCGATCCCGCCGATCCGGAGTTGATCGAGGTCGCGCGCGCGATCGAATCCACCGGCCGCTCGCGCGTCGTCGGCGTCATGACCCACGCCGGCCAGTCCTACGACGCGCGCGATCCCGCCGCCATGGCCCGCATCGCCGAGGGCGAGCGCGCCGGCGCCGCCCTTGCGGCCGAACGCCTGCGCGCAGCCGGATTCGCCTGCGACATCGTCAGCGTCGGCTCGACCCCGACGGCGATTCATGCGCGCGACCTGAGGGGCGCGACCGAAATGCGTCCCGGAGTCTACATGTTCGGCGATCTGTTCCAGGCCGGCATCGGATCGTGCGGCGCGGACGACATCGCGGTGTCGGTCCTGGCGAGCGTAATCGGACACCGGCGGAAGGACAACGCGGCGATCCTGGACGCGGGCGCGCTGGCGCTGTCCAAGGACCGCTCGACCGAGCGGCTCGCGGGCGGCGATTGCGGCCTCGGGCGCGTGGCCGATCTCGCGGGGCGGACCTTGGACGGCGTCACCGTCGTCGGCGTCAGCCAGGAACACGGCCGGGCGAGCGCGCGGTCCCCGTTGCCGTTCGACTTGCTCCCGATCGGCGGCAAGGTGCGCGTTTATCCCAATCACGCCTGCATCACGGCGGCGTGCTTCGACGCTTATCACGTCCTCGACGGCGGCACCGAGGTGGTTGCGACCTGGGACCGCTGCCGCGGGTGGTGA
- a CDS encoding copper chaperone PCu(A)C — MVEFRSLTFAAALTLAPVFAFAQSGPSVTIENPFARPSAGTAGAGAAYMTIRNSGTADRLLSVSTTVASRAELNDHIREGDVMKMREIDSIPVPAQGAAELKPGGLHVMLMGLAQPLKVGDTFALTLTFEKAGAVAVQVPVREMGAGAPKQHGMPKH; from the coding sequence ATGGTCGAGTTCCGTAGTCTTACTTTCGCCGCCGCCCTTACCCTCGCGCCCGTCTTCGCTTTTGCTCAATCCGGGCCGTCCGTCACGATCGAGAATCCTTTCGCCCGTCCTTCCGCCGGCACCGCTGGGGCAGGCGCGGCGTACATGACCATTCGCAACTCGGGCACCGCCGACCGGCTGTTGTCGGTCTCGACGACCGTCGCCAGCCGGGCCGAACTGAACGACCACATCCGCGAAGGCGACGTGATGAAGATGCGGGAGATCGATTCGATCCCGGTTCCGGCCCAGGGCGCGGCCGAACTGAAGCCTGGCGGCCTGCACGTGATGCTGATGGGTCTCGCCCAACCGCTCAAGGTGGGCGACACTTTCGCGCTCACGCTCACGTTCGAGAAGGCCGGGGCGGTAGCGGTTCAGGTACCGGTTCGCGAAATGGGCGCGGGCGCGCCCAAACAGCACGGCATGCCGAAGCACTGA